In Lycium barbarum isolate Lr01 chromosome 9, ASM1917538v2, whole genome shotgun sequence, the DNA window GATATCAATGGTAACAACAAGAGCCTTATTCCTGACGTAATACCTGAAATATCAGGAATAAATATATACAAAGTAAATATGTATCGTCTTGACAGTTGTAGTATAGTATTCCACATTATATTAACTTAGAAATATTTTAGTTTGTGATCTGTTGTACTTTACTTTTCTGTAATCTCTTGGTATAGTGATTACTTTTAGATTGATTCGCCTACTGGTGGGGTTAGGTGTCATCACATTCTAGGTgagattttgggtcgtgacacattgatTAGAAATAACTTTTTTTTCTTACAAAAAATTGTCCTTCTAGTAAACTAataaggaacaaaaaaaaaattgagctcACGCGCACAGTAATGGTAAAATTGGTCGATTTTCCTTCCCACTGCGCGTTATATAGACGACAAGTCTGGTCTACTTCACTTAACCTAATATTTTATAaactttctaattctttctaTCTCTTTTGCGCAGTATAGACGAAAGGCCTGGTCCAAGACACTCAACTTAATATTTACAGATTTGCTAAGGCTTTCTTTCTCTTCTAAAATTTTGTTGTTTTTGCATAGGGGTGTTCAAATGAGACCGAAAAACCGATCCGAaccgataaatcgagtcaaaccgaCTTAATAAACCGAAAATCGGCtcggtttgatttgatttgattttaaatttaaaaactcgataacatttggtttggtgttacaaacaaaaaacccgaaccaaactgttaaatattatatatatattaattaaattttatctgTCTTCTTTGTAGTTTAGGGTCTTCCAAGTTCAATACATACTCAAATAATTAAGAAGAAAGTCTAGCCCATTTATGTTTAAGGTAAAATAACAACGTTGAAGGTGAAAATGAAATTTTCCCTCATTTAGTTTTTCATCTCAAATTCAAACGTTTCTTAGTTTTTCAATTGTTAATATCAACCTTCAATTATGAATAATACGTTATTCACTTCAGGCAAAAGACTTGATTTGATTTGATACTTCTAACCAAGAGCTTCCCACTCAATAAATACATAGGTAGATTTAAAAAGCCAATTATTTCCTCTCTAATTTCGTCTCTCAGTTCAAAGATGCTCTGGATATTATCTCAAGCGTATGTTAATATTTCTTTGGAAACCTGTTATCCATTTATGAATAATATGAAATTTTTGTACCTCACTCGTATAAATTGTTTTGCATTATAAAATACATCCTTAAAACCCgcaaaaatcgaaccaaactgaTAAAATCGACAAACCTgaaaccgatagaatttatactataatgatttggtttgatttgaataataaaaaaaaaaacccgacttgattgatttggtttgattttaaccaaaaatcgaatcaaaccggaccatgaacacccctaaatTGCTCCTTGTTTATAATTAAAAGAAATTGTTTAATTCTGGGTAATATTTTGAATTAACATATTCACTGTTCGGAAGAAATATTCTTAAAGACAGTATATTGACACGCCTCAAAATAAATTTCATACTCCCTATTATTTTTCTAACATTAAATGATTAAAAACCTTTAGTTTATGATAGTTGTTTCAGTATACTTGATGATGATCCATATGCAGTGGAAAATACTTGTTTTGAACACATTCCTATAAATGTTGAAATATACTTGATTTTATTGGTTGATTCAAAACAATTTCATTCTTTTAACTAACAGTGGAAAAATTTGCAAATTGATAAAATCTGGTGAGCATATTTTGTCTCAAAGAAATTGAGTTGTCAAAGGCTTATTTAAGGCGCGCTTATGCTCTGAAGCTTAGAAAAGTTCAAGAGAGAGTGTTTGTCTCGCATGAGCTGCGCTTTAATGTAGGCAAAGCAATTTCATTTCCTCTAATCCTAACGAAAAATATTATAATTGAATGTGTTACTCGTTTCCATGTCTACATGTTTCTTCATTGTGCCTCGTTTACACTTCTAATTATGCTTTGCGTTTAAAGCCCcctttttttatgacatgggaatcCGCAGCAGGTATCCTTCGGGTGTGCACAGGGTAAGCTCCTGagtaatagctcgcaaaccacacagaagaGGTAACCCGCAGTAGGCCCtatgcgacgagctcgacccataAGGCAAATCTCCTGCTATCGTAGGCAGGGGATTTCGAaactgagacctccattatgaaagtctcatgctcaaccaactgagccaccttATAAACTTGAAACGCTCTTTAAAACCTTTTGCAACATTGCAAAAAAATATTCACttttaaattttctcatgtttacTCTAAAACAATTAGTTAATTAAgaattagaaaaataattttcacagTAGAAATAGAGAAACAAGTTTCATCATTAGCATTTCGCACAGATTGTCCCTTACCACCATCCCCCAAATTCCACTGCTACTTTTTAGGCTGGCTATTACCCACTATGCCTGAAATACTGTACATCGAACTGTCACATTTATGCCATCCGAAATGGTTACAATTTTGTACTAGGGTTAATCTGTCAATACTATCTGGACCcggcacttttgtaacccaaaaaaaaaattgaaaccaaactaacccattaaaagaaaaaaaaaaaaaaaaaacaaactagGCTTCacacacagaatctgtgcgtgaaagggccaaagtgtacatttgcactttggtcctttcacgcacagattctgtgcatgAAACCCCTACCAAAAACCGATCTCATTTCCAGCATActcttctctttcatttcctccattttcaccctttcaacacacttttgcactcccaaaaacatgtctcaaagttttgaaacttcaaagtttgctatacaacccgatatttgtgaatgcagttattactgtaaactaaaaacatcaaagacccaagataatccgggtcgctatttttggcgttgtaaagtgcccgaagtaagtgtttttacattttcTAGTGTTTCTTTTTTTCACGTtatccatatattttacttttaaaaactgattttcttataatgtttataggatatgggcggttgcaaacaCTTTTGGTTGGAAGATAGCATTCACGTGGATAAAATGCTGGCGGCGAAgtttaaaaattcactttttgatagagataccgcgacttcacgtatctctagagataccgctaagttggactcgcaatttaagcttgtggaagctgaagaaaaaattgaactttTGGAGGTCTTGCTCACCGGTTccccaaaaaaaatgaattttgctgaaggctaaacttagagaggctcaacacgagaaaataattttgaaagaaaaacttaaattgtgAAAGATTATTTGTGTTATCttgttgttcattatttatatgtattttatttattaagtttaatatttctatggattatgttttttactagttgtattttttcccctataatgtaatccgcaccctttatgtactaatttatttgtgtttctttgttaaattgtcaattaataatagactttaacaataaactttgaagaattaaaaacatgtcaaactaattcaaatttatgacttcatcataaaataaaaatacaaattaacagccttagtccgaaacttaaatgacccataatctaagacagtgagcctaaatagaccctaatcgtcatctgaatacaagtcctcaatatcgtcctcagaacgatATTGGCGGTCTCTTAATACACTTCTTTTTTCAGGAGATATTAGTTCTCTACCgattgatgatgcttgttcttcggccaactttagatgtaaaatctacaacgtcttgccagcattctgctgttttcttttctaatcctttgtgcCGCAAACTCGCAAGTtgctggacctactcgaggcatggttattgagtaccttgttgggattgaaGCGTTGAGATTTTcgaagtcacgaacaagacgatTTGATGCGGCAATCCGAAGTGACCATTCTCGAcataaaccgcaataatattctcgcagATCTGAATATTTTatactgcagaaatcatcattacgctctataagaaagtggggatttagctcgtctagtttgaaatcactggtatcactcgaaaaactgctatgatttgaactctcattaGGGGTAGGCGTTCGGttgttcggttcgattttttcaaagttcggttcggtatttcggtttcgatttttttaaaGTGGAAaccgaacaccgcaccgaattaattcggttcggtacggtattttgaagttcggttcggttcagttTCGATTTTCTAATTCGGTTTTTTGGCATTGGTTAAGCAATAGTCACCCGTTAATAATATTCAAACTTTTCCATATCAACAAAAGTTACACTAGACATTTAGAGGTATCGAAATCGAAAATAAACCACATGAAAATCAAAAGCAACAGCAACAATACAGCCTTAGAAGTAGATGTCAAGGGAATTCTACCTTATTTAAATTTGAACTCCATGTAGTAGCATCATACATTACCAACTCATATTTTGCAGAAATCACCACTAACCTAATACAATTAACACCTCTCTAGAATTTAAACAGAGAACAGTTACttctttagtttaattttattctCTATTTCTCTGTTAAAATCATGATAGCATTCGGAAAATACAACACTTAAATATTACAGTATACGAATAAATCAAAAAGTCAGAAGAATAATTTGATGCTTACTCACCCGTTAAAGCAACATATCATAACACTATCCTAGCACAGTGGAACTTGAGGTCTCTTGCCAATTCTGGTAGATGTTAAAACAGTATTCCACAGTAAACATAAAGCGATAGTGCTTAACAACAACTTATTGCTAGTTTCAATTATAGGCTAATGTCTACAACCTTGGCTACCAAATGATTCATGATCAACACTGACCATAAGATTGACTATCTAATTTCCTTGAACTTACGCACTCATATCATTATATGCATCTAATATTATTATATAttgatataaaaaatattatattaaatattcggttaaaccgaaaaatcaaaaaaccgaacaccgaatttgctatttaaaaaaaacggaaccgaaccgaaacaccgaaaaccgaaaaatcgaatccattcagttcggttcggtttatcggttttcggtatttatgcccacccctaactctcatcatcactgctatttggttcttttggaagaagtaaagaccaagctgaatttctactactcgacattgaatacgttgtaatccaataataaaaaaaaaaaaactacttatatagttgcaaacccccaagtacacTGGGGGagggggtctttatgaccctacctacttaccttattataagaaaaatattaatcttcatcggacatttcacaatCCGAATctcacttggatctaaatcttgtgctaccatgtatatcaTATTCTACcttatggtaacgtatttgcatccgattgttctcttcgcaaaaatgattaagagcaaaattaaacttttgtggagttccgcgaggcattgacatagcactttTTTTGGACGTTTAAGCCCTACTAAAactaacttttgctccagtgcttcagcctCACTAACATGCTAATTCCACTCCTCTCATTGTTTTATTATATTCTTGACTGAAtcttttgttagggttatttgagtaacgaaaatcatcatcatctagttcccatgtcctactcattgcttcaaatatgtttgctggggtaaaacttgtaatagaatcaagattaccgaattgggtgtagaatgtcatgataacttgttttaaagtgaatactagttgtttgtcaatcatgttatatatagtactgcattttttgaccgtttatttgaatttaattcatattacgcaacgtttcaatgcgcaatagaacatgatttgacaacacatcatacATGCCAATTttagcttttttatgacacgtaaaggaccgatttgaaaatacaatgctgcattttttgaccgcttatttgaatttaattcatattacgcaacgtttcaatgcgcaatagaacatgatttgacaacacatcatacATGCCAATTttagcttttttatgacacgtaaAAGACCGATTtaacaatacaatgctgcattttttgaccgtttatttaaatttaattcatattacgcaatgtttcaatgcgcaatagaacatgatttgataacacatcatgcatgtcgatttcagtttttttatgacaggtaaggaccgatttgacaagataatgctgcattttttgaccgtttatttgaatttaattcatattacgcaatgtttcaatgcgcaatagaacatgatttaacaacacatcatgcatgccgatttcagcttttttatgacacgtaaAGGGCCGATTTGACAAGACAATTCTGCATTTTTTGactgtttatttgaatttaatttatattacgcaatgtttcaatgcgcaatagaacatgatttgacaacacatcatgcatgccgatttcagcttttttatgacatgtaaaggaccgatttgacaagacaatgctgcatttttttatcgtttatttgaatttaattcatattacgcaatgtttcaatgcgcaatagaacatgatttgacaacacatcatgcatgccgatttcaacttttttatgacatgtaaaggaccgatttgacaatacaatgctgtattttttgaccgtttatttgaatttaattcatattacgcaatgtttcaatgcgcaatagaacatgatttgacaacacatcatgcatgccgatttcaatttttttatgacacgtaaaggaccgatttgacaagaCAATGCTGCATTTTCTGaccatttatttgaatttaattcatattactcaatgtttcaatgcgcaatagaagtcaatatgaatctatttaagaagaatgttggacaaggtaaaaactcatccatttcataagtttaagtctcttaagtcattcaaaaaaaaaaacaaagttccTACAAAAAATGACTCGAGATATTCCACAAGTTAAGGTTTCAATACATTGGGATGGTATTATCCTTGATGACAATAGTACAGTTCGTTACAATAAAAGACCAAACACTCATGTTAAATGTccacttgaaatgtcttatgaatcactagtcacttacatatatgaaaaaatgaaggttagtacaaatgagtatgaaatctctataacaggcagatatccacaatcaGTTTCCAATGGTAAGGTCtgggtacactctaccctcctcagaccccacgttgtgagattaactgggtatgttgtagttgttgtattCTTTGAAGGATTATTTGAATGCGCCAgaagaattaaaacatttagtcgcccttaatgttcttgagatgtatgttgaaaagatactcCGAGAGGTCCCGCAAGAACAGCCTAGTCAAGCTAACACGTATGAAGATTTTAGTTCTTACGGGGGTATTTTGAGTGGCcaggtgccgctggaaaatcttacccaacaattaaatcaaacttggtaaatatgcattcttatattattattttgtgcagtagcacgtgtttattgtatgtattggtaaaataaccatttttaaatctttgtaggggttatagaCCTGATACGAGTAATATTGGCAATCATCTCAATTTAGTGGAGCAACTCATTATTATCAAAATTCTCAGTTCAatggagctgattattataataattctcagttcagtggagctgattattataataattctcagttcggtgcagctgattattatcaaaactcgccagtggtaccaattGTGGATGAAAGGCAGTTCTCTCAGTTTGAtagagttgatcattctccacaccatgctcaTTATCAATATGTGTAGATTCACCACcttgatgttatatatatatatatatatatatatatatatatatatatatatatatatatttgaatttggaatttaacaTATGTTTTTTATCGTGTAGGAGGAGGTCTTTCTTAGATGGCGTTGATTGTCCAAGTTATGTGGATACATCAGAGAGTGATGGCGATGAACCTGcaaataatgcagaggtaactgatgatgaagatagtgaaggggatgaagaAGATACGCATTTTAGTCCTCAGAAGCAACCAGAACCAAttcaccaccacgtaccacctcTGATGGCGGAAAACCCAATTCCTGACAGCCCATTCAATGCAATGACATTCTGACTATATTTCATATCTTGACAGTCTCCAAGGTCGtgaggatgcatttgtcttcacaagagatgatgattaaagtcgccaaaaaacgtggattgaaccaaaaaatctcatgactgatgaatgcgtccttgcaaagggaatgcagTTCACATCAAAAAAGATGTTGCAACAGGCTGTCAGAATGTATTTTATAAAggatatgagggagtttaaggttgatgactcaaacAAATCGGTATGACAGCTGATTTGTAAGCGACATACTCAAGGCTAtcggtggttgcttcggggaattgctaAGCCTGATGGTCTGTGAGAATTCACAAAATTTCACCCAAAGCATacttgtgatatgggacaaagccgagcagatcattttaatttagatataaacatgattgctcatctgttacttaaacacattgaggaaactccaaggtaacttatctgaccgtttacattatatatcttatagcaattaaattatcattgctaaatgttgtttgtaTAAACTTATGTAGGATGCCTATCAAAACTTGTATTAACATGGTCCACTCAAAATATGATAAaatcataagcaagagaaagggatttctcgggcgtagacatGCTTTTGAGATGACCTTTGAAACTTGGGAATCCTATTTTCAGGCGTTGCCGAGGTATATGGCGGCTCTAAAACATGTTAATCCTGGCACTATTGTACAGTGGCAGCATTTAGAGGGCAGAATTTTCAACTtcgtcttttgggcattcaaaccacgtattgatggttttgctcattgccGGAATGTGATATTGATAGATGGGACGCATGTATATGACCGATATGACATTAAGCTCCTAATTACAGTAGGTATGGATGCCAATaggtcaatattccctcttgctttcgcaattgccgccaacgagagcaacgagatataggggatgttcttgactcatctacaaactcatgttattacgggtcgtcagggcatatgtgtcctatcggatcgtcataaggcatattgcacaatatgcgtaCTCTGGAAGGGTGGCAGCCTCCACATGCTTACTATCGATATTGTTTAAGACACTCAAAGACTAATAATTTGCAAACAAGGTTTGGAAATGgcactgtaaacaaattgatgtgggggctgcgatgcaacatcaacaaagaaaatggtcTGCAAAAATGGAGCTGGTAAGggaagtgagtgaagaggcatatgtttggttgatgaaattagaagttaaAAAATGGACACTTTATGCTGATGGAGGAAGGAGATAgggcatgctcacaacgaacAGCTCGGAGTCTTTCAATGGACTGCTCAAATCGAGGACtgcctgtcaccgcaatggtaagactaacttCCAGGCAGGTCGTGAAGCGATTTAcggataggacaaggcaggccagagctATATTAGCCGAGGACagaacatggatgccaaagccctacaaAAAGATGGAGCACCATAGAAGGAAAGcagagggtcaccaaatgaccgagtatgacgtcgcttaacgagtgtatgaagttagaacgggtTATTGCGACGGCAAAGGAGGAAACAAATATATCGTTACTGAGCGTACAAAATCATGCATTTGTGGTAAGTAGTaacgtaccacatgccatgttctcatgtagtcaagtgctttgagagaatggccagaaatgtaactga includes these proteins:
- the LOC132609082 gene encoding large ribosomal subunit protein eL22z-like isoform X1, which encodes MSKVSTKGGKKKRATFVIHCAKPVDDKIMEIASSEKFLQERIKVGGKAGALGDTVTLTRDKTKITVTSDNTFSKRIKYSDLREYYCGLCREWSLRIAASNRLVRDFENLNASIPTRYSITMPRVGPATCEFAAQRIRKENSRMLARRCRFYI